One part of the Alphaproteobacteria bacterium genome encodes these proteins:
- a CDS encoding amino acid ABC transporter substrate-binding protein yields the protein MKKIVALLALSAAVAAPALAQAPAGLRGPTLDTIKARGQLICGVNTALPGFSAPDAQGVWRGLDVDLCKAIAVAVFGDASKVRYVPTTSQQRFVALQSGEIDVLTRNATQTYARDVSLGLHEAGVNFYDGQGFIVRKGANIASARQLDGATVCVQPGTTTELNLADYFRAQKMKFTPVVIERLEENIAAYQAGRCDAYTTDASGLAAIRTSLAVPGDHIILPERISKEPLGPMVRKGDDQWLAIVKWTLRAMIEAEEYGVNQANVDEMLKSTDPVVQRVLGVQGGFGAMMGLDNKWAYNIIKQIGNYGDSFERNVGVKTPLALERGINDLWTKGGLMYAIPLR from the coding sequence ATGAAAAAGATCGTCGCTCTTCTCGCGCTGTCGGCGGCCGTCGCGGCGCCTGCGCTGGCGCAAGCACCCGCCGGTTTGCGCGGCCCCACGCTCGATACGATCAAGGCGCGCGGCCAGTTGATTTGCGGCGTCAACACGGCACTGCCCGGCTTCTCGGCGCCCGACGCGCAAGGCGTGTGGCGCGGGCTCGACGTCGATCTGTGCAAGGCGATCGCCGTCGCCGTGTTCGGCGACGCCAGCAAGGTGCGCTACGTGCCGACGACCTCGCAGCAGCGCTTCGTCGCGCTGCAATCGGGCGAGATCGACGTGCTGACCCGCAACGCCACGCAGACCTATGCGCGCGACGTGTCGCTCGGCCTGCACGAGGCGGGGGTCAATTTCTACGACGGCCAAGGCTTCATCGTACGCAAGGGGGCGAACATCGCCTCGGCCCGTCAGCTCGACGGCGCCACGGTCTGCGTGCAGCCGGGCACGACGACGGAACTCAACCTCGCCGATTATTTCCGCGCGCAGAAAATGAAGTTCACGCCGGTGGTGATCGAGCGGCTGGAGGAAAACATCGCGGCCTATCAGGCTGGCCGCTGCGACGCCTATACGACCGACGCGTCGGGCCTCGCCGCGATCCGCACCAGCCTGGCCGTGCCCGGCGATCACATCATCCTGCCCGAGCGCATTTCGAAGGAACCTTTGGGGCCGATGGTGCGCAAGGGCGACGATCAATGGCTCGCGATCGTCAAATGGACGCTGCGCGCGATGATCGAAGCCGAGGAATACGGCGTCAATCAAGCCAACGTGGACGAGATGCTGAAATCGACCGACCCGGTCGTGCAGCGCGTGCTGGGCGTGCAAGGCGGGTTCGGCGCGATGATGGGCCTCGACAACAAATGGGCCTACAACATCATCAAGCAGATCGGAAATTACGGCGACAGTTTCGAGCGCAACGTGGGCGTCAAAACGCCGCTCGCGCTGGAACGCGGCATCAACGACCTTTGGACCAAAGGCGGGTTGATGTACGCGATCCCGCTGCGTTGA
- a CDS encoding aldo/keto reductase, which produces MRGLDRTLKLPGGEAVAQFGLGTWRMGESKARAAGELAALRAGLDAGVKLIDTAEMYGEGVAEKIVGQAIAGRRDEVFVVSKVYPHNASRSGVAQACARSLKRLGTDRIDLYLLHWRGNHPLDETVAGFQDLKKAGKIRHWGVSNFDVADMEDLFDAGGTACAANQILYNLGRRAAETGLFALCRQHRIPLMAYSPLEQGRIPNSPVLAKIAAAHKATPAQVMLAWVARHKDVMVIPKSTSTAHLAENIAAMNLVLSADDLAQMETAFPAPKRETPLDML; this is translated from the coding sequence ATGCGCGGTCTCGACCGCACGCTGAAGCTGCCGGGCGGCGAGGCCGTTGCGCAATTCGGGCTCGGCACGTGGCGCATGGGCGAGAGCAAGGCAAGGGCGGCGGGGGAACTCGCCGCCCTTCGCGCTGGGCTCGACGCGGGCGTCAAGCTGATCGATACCGCCGAAATGTATGGCGAGGGCGTGGCCGAGAAAATCGTCGGCCAAGCGATCGCCGGGCGGCGCGACGAAGTCTTCGTCGTTTCCAAAGTCTATCCGCATAACGCGAGCCGGTCGGGTGTCGCGCAAGCTTGCGCGCGCTCGCTCAAACGGCTCGGGACCGACCGGATCGATCTCTATCTGCTGCATTGGCGCGGCAATCATCCGCTCGACGAAACCGTGGCCGGGTTCCAGGATTTGAAGAAGGCGGGCAAAATCCGGCATTGGGGCGTGTCGAATTTCGACGTCGCCGACATGGAGGATCTGTTCGACGCGGGCGGGACGGCCTGCGCCGCCAACCAAATCCTCTACAATCTCGGACGGCGCGCGGCGGAGACGGGCTTGTTCGCGCTTTGCCGCCAGCATCGCATTCCGCTGATGGCCTATTCGCCGCTCGAACAAGGCCGCATCCCCAATTCGCCGGTGCTGGCGAAGATCGCGGCGGCACATAAGGCCACACCGGCGCAGGTGATGCTCGCCTGGGTCGCGCGCCACAAGGACGTGATGGTCATTCCCAAATCGACAAGTACGGCGCATCTCGCCGAGAATATCGCGGCGATGAATCTCGTGCTTTCGGCGGACGATCTCGCCCAAATGGAAACGGCGTTCCCCGCGCCGAAGCGGGAAACGCCGTTGGATATGCTCTGA